A region of Acidobacteriota bacterium DNA encodes the following proteins:
- a CDS encoding right-handed parallel beta-helix repeat-containing protein, whose product MKEVLLGGLILAFGCAGASPARVVSSNPIETNNYYVSTGGSDARGNGSAGSPWATIDYASRQVGPGATVHVAPGAYAGNLVTTASGTSSARITYVSDTPWAAKIVNSSYNGSLDQNVWDNEGSYVTIRGFDVSGASFQGIGNGGSYVVIQGNHVHNVIPANCNSNGGAGIHDHGDNSDDVGNVVNDVANFPLGACTYIHGIYADRSGGHVLNNIIYHNWSNGIQVWGSSPWGITISGNTVLTSGNDGLVVGSRGSAADSLVVTDNIFIHNANYGFDEQGTTGTHNQYNNNLSYANAYGGYSLQTGTQSATVGADPQIVNYQADPLLAQPSDAVKYFQLKSSSPAINAGTSQGAPSYDFAGDARPQIRSSGNGWDIGAFEFMGTALTSSMAAFLEIPPLKL is encoded by the coding sequence TTGAAGGAAGTGCTGCTGGGCGGTTTAATTCTGGCATTTGGCTGTGCGGGAGCATCTCCCGCTCGGGTGGTTAGTTCGAACCCCATTGAGACCAATAACTACTATGTCTCGACGGGGGGGAGCGATGCAAGGGGAAATGGGTCGGCGGGCAGTCCCTGGGCAACGATCGACTACGCCTCGAGGCAGGTGGGCCCGGGAGCCACCGTGCATGTCGCGCCCGGCGCCTACGCCGGCAACCTGGTGACCACCGCGAGCGGCACCAGCAGCGCCCGCATCACCTACGTTTCCGACACACCCTGGGCGGCCAAAATCGTCAATTCGTCTTATAACGGCAGCCTCGATCAGAACGTCTGGGACAACGAGGGCAGCTACGTCACCATCCGGGGGTTCGACGTCTCGGGCGCCTCCTTCCAGGGCATCGGCAACGGCGGGAGTTATGTGGTGATCCAGGGCAACCACGTTCACAACGTCATCCCGGCAAACTGCAACAGCAACGGCGGGGCCGGCATCCACGACCACGGCGACAACAGTGATGACGTGGGCAACGTGGTCAACGACGTCGCGAACTTTCCGCTGGGAGCCTGCACCTACATCCACGGCATATACGCCGACCGAAGTGGGGGACACGTCCTGAACAACATCATCTATCACAACTGGTCCAATGGTATCCAGGTGTGGGGTTCTTCGCCCTGGGGCATCACCATCTCGGGCAATACCGTCCTGACCAGCGGCAATGACGGTCTGGTGGTCGGCTCCAGGGGCTCCGCCGCTGACTCCCTGGTCGTGACCGACAACATTTTTATCCACAACGCTAACTACGGTTTTGATGAGCAGGGCACCACGGGGACCCACAACCAGTACAACAACAACCTCAGCTACGCGAATGCCTATGGGGGCTACAGTCTGCAGACCGGGACCCAATCGGCAACCGTCGGAGCGGACCCCCAGATCGTCAATTACCAGGCCGACCCCCTCCTGGCCCAGCCCAGCGATGCTGTCAAATACTTCCAGCTAAAGTCCTCCAGCCCGGCGATCAATGCCGGGACCTCCCAGGGCGCACCCAGCTACGACTTCGCTGGCGACGCCCGTCCGCAGATTCGTTCCTCCGGCAACGGCTGGGACATCGGAGCCTTCGAATTCATGGGGACGGCATTGACCTCCAGCATGGCCGCTTTCCTGGAAATCCCTCCCCTCAAGCTCTGA
- a CDS encoding choice-of-anchor D domain-containing protein, translated as MLVKRIPRLYILLLAAGTLFPASFSFGQVGTFLGQVTFSAVCGIDKDGNSVGTGITFDGTNLWYSCYDSAHTNSNDLYKANPATGAVIAGYNIDGGLGAIAYDASRNVIWAGEGGGTITNQVIKIPLDANKNVSGPYQVAFTVQEAFCSPPAGCGSDDIVDGLAIDSVNSILYVHEDFATEFASYNASTGSFLGFIQQAPDIPKGTPVIPPHTGANGLCVLSGLAIGGSTFFEASDYCDYVWAVNSTTLSEVTASSFSIASSVPSGFDQKALTCDPNTFPGKNALWVNGAFTTGALAFQIPTGSCGVGGQPALQGIVLSPASLTFSSQNVGSSSAPETVTLTNYQSAALSITGIAITGANGGDYSQTNNCGTSLAAGASCSINVTFTPTAAGTRTASLAVTDNAPASPQTAALSGSGTAPAATLSPTSLTFANQPVGTSSSPQNVTLSNSGTGNLNISSIGVTGDFSQTNNCGSSVAPGSNCTISVTFVPTATGTRTGSLTVSDNATTSPQSDSLTGTGVTATGIPIVGLSLTALAFGKQNVGTTSPSQAITLSNTGNGSLGISGISITGSSSGDYSQTNNCGTGLVAGTSCTINVTFTPTAAGTRTANLTFTDNALNSPQAVTLTGTGAMPSVPAFVQVQNNIDTSGTAFTSFSVNITTQSGDLLVAFCRESSNGTDNFTVTDSAGQVWALTSSGYVNESDTGPRTGMFYIANSAAVTSVTVRYSTAGGVIKPGIMVMELSGASASGVADGSANHASLASATTATSGSLTTTNPSDVLIFAADASGNESSWIAGAGYVIPNNKVNIGANGSNIRMAMQYQAVTSIQTGTTTSMTYSSSNWNGSVLAGFKGSASGGPAAVSLTSPSLAFNSQAVGTTSAPQVVGLFNGTSATLSITGIAITGTNGGDYSQTNNCGTSLAAGASCSINVTFTPTAAGTRTASLTVTDNATNSPQTAGLTGTGTALPGLSPASLTFSSQNVGSSSAPETVTLTNYQSTALSITSIAITGTNSGDYSQTNNCGTSLAAGASCSINVTFTPAAAGTLTASLAVTDNATNSPQTAGLTGTGTALPSLSPASLTFSSQTVGTASPAQTLTLTNPQSAALSITSIAITGTNGGDYSQTNNCGTSLAAGASCSINVTFTPTAAGTLTASLAATDNATNSPQTAGLTGTGLGPAVTLSTSSVTFGKVGVGTTSSPQSDTLTNSGNATLNIASIIITGSNSSDFAQSNNCGSSVTPGANCSISITFTPSATGPRTATLSIADNATGSPQQVSLKGRGR; from the coding sequence ACATTCTGCTGCTGGCGGCAGGAACGCTGTTTCCTGCCTCTTTCAGTTTTGGCCAAGTGGGAACATTTCTTGGCCAGGTAACCTTCAGCGCTGTCTGCGGAATAGACAAAGATGGCAACTCCGTTGGGACGGGCATTACATTTGACGGCACAAACCTCTGGTACTCCTGCTACGATTCCGCCCACACGAACTCCAATGACCTCTACAAGGCAAATCCAGCCACGGGTGCCGTGATTGCGGGGTATAACATCGATGGCGGCCTGGGAGCCATCGCGTACGATGCGTCACGGAACGTCATCTGGGCTGGCGAAGGTGGAGGCACCATCACCAACCAGGTCATTAAAATTCCGCTCGACGCCAACAAGAATGTCTCCGGCCCATATCAGGTTGCATTTACGGTTCAGGAGGCTTTCTGTTCACCACCGGCCGGATGCGGCTCAGACGACATTGTGGATGGCCTGGCAATCGACAGCGTGAACAGCATTCTGTATGTTCACGAAGATTTTGCCACCGAATTCGCGTCATACAACGCCAGTACCGGGTCATTCCTTGGTTTTATCCAGCAGGCGCCTGACATCCCCAAGGGTACCCCTGTCATCCCGCCGCACACCGGCGCTAACGGCCTGTGCGTCCTCAGCGGGCTGGCAATCGGAGGGAGCACTTTTTTTGAAGCCTCCGATTATTGCGATTACGTCTGGGCTGTGAACTCGACAACGTTATCTGAAGTGACGGCTTCCAGCTTCAGCATCGCATCCTCCGTCCCCTCTGGCTTCGACCAAAAAGCACTTACCTGTGATCCAAACACGTTTCCCGGAAAAAATGCACTATGGGTGAATGGGGCATTCACAACGGGTGCCCTCGCGTTCCAGATTCCCACTGGCAGTTGCGGCGTTGGCGGCCAACCCGCGTTGCAGGGGATTGTCCTATCGCCCGCCTCGCTGACTTTCAGCAGCCAGAACGTAGGCAGTTCGAGCGCACCTGAGACCGTCACCCTCACAAATTACCAAAGCGCGGCGCTGAGCATTACGGGGATTGCCATCACGGGGGCCAACGGCGGGGACTACAGCCAGACAAACAACTGCGGGACCAGCCTGGCAGCCGGAGCCAGTTGTTCGATCAACGTGACTTTCACACCCACGGCCGCGGGAACGCGCACGGCCTCATTGGCGGTAACCGACAATGCCCCGGCCAGCCCCCAGACGGCTGCGCTTTCGGGCAGCGGGACGGCGCCGGCAGCGACCCTCAGCCCAACTTCTCTCACGTTTGCAAACCAGCCGGTTGGGACCTCGAGTTCCCCTCAGAACGTGACACTATCGAACTCAGGCACCGGCAACTTAAACATTTCTAGCATCGGTGTCACCGGCGACTTTTCCCAAACGAACAATTGCGGTTCCAGCGTGGCGCCAGGATCGAACTGCACGATCAGTGTAACCTTCGTCCCCACGGCAACCGGTACGCGGACAGGCAGCTTGACAGTTTCTGACAACGCCACAACCAGCCCTCAGAGCGACAGCCTCACGGGAACTGGTGTTACAGCAACGGGAATTCCGATAGTTGGCTTGTCGCTTACGGCACTGGCATTTGGCAAGCAGAACGTAGGTACTACAAGCCCGTCGCAGGCCATTACGCTTTCCAACACCGGCAATGGTTCGCTTGGCATTTCCGGCATTTCCATCACTGGGAGCAGCAGCGGGGACTATAGCCAGACAAACAACTGCGGAACCGGTCTGGTGGCAGGAACCAGTTGCACCATCAATGTGACCTTCACTCCAACAGCCGCGGGGACGCGCACAGCGAACCTCACCTTCACCGACAACGCCTTGAACAGCCCGCAGGCGGTTACTCTAACAGGAACTGGGGCAATGCCCTCTGTGCCGGCTTTTGTGCAAGTTCAGAATAATATTGATACCAGCGGGACTGCGTTCACCTCGTTCTCGGTGAATATTACCACCCAGTCCGGTGATCTCCTGGTGGCATTCTGCCGCGAATCCTCCAACGGAACAGACAACTTTACCGTGACCGACTCCGCCGGGCAGGTATGGGCGCTGACTTCCAGCGGCTACGTAAACGAAAGCGACACCGGGCCGCGTACGGGCATGTTCTATATTGCCAATTCAGCAGCGGTGACCAGCGTAACAGTGCGTTACTCGACGGCTGGTGGCGTCATCAAGCCGGGCATCATGGTGATGGAATTGTCCGGGGCATCTGCTTCCGGGGTGGCTGACGGCTCGGCGAACCACGCAAGCCTTGCTTCGGCTACCACTGCCACAAGCGGCAGTTTGACGACCACCAATCCAAGTGACGTCCTGATCTTTGCAGCGGACGCCTCTGGAAATGAAAGCTCCTGGATTGCCGGAGCCGGCTACGTGATACCCAATAATAAGGTGAATATCGGAGCAAACGGATCAAACATTCGGATGGCGATGCAGTACCAGGCCGTTACTTCCATTCAGACCGGAACGACGACCTCAATGACATATTCTTCTTCGAATTGGAATGGCAGTGTGCTTGCCGGATTCAAAGGAAGTGCTTCCGGAGGCCCGGCCGCCGTTAGCCTGACGTCACCTTCGCTGGCATTCAATTCGCAGGCTGTGGGAACCACAAGCGCTCCTCAGGTGGTCGGCTTGTTCAACGGGACAAGCGCGACGCTGAGCATTACGGGGATTGCCATCACGGGGACCAACGGTGGGGACTACAGCCAGACGAACAACTGCGGAACGAGTCTGGCGGCCGGAGCCAGTTGCTCGATCAACGTGACCTTTACGCCCACAGCTGCGGGGACGCGCACGGCCTCGCTCACGGTCACCGACAACGCCACGAACAGCCCGCAGACGGCGGGGCTGACGGGCACGGGGACGGCGCTGCCCGGCCTATCGCCCGCCTCGCTGACTTTCAGCAGCCAGAACGTAGGCAGTTCGAGCGCACCTGAGACCGTCACCCTCACAAATTACCAAAGCACGGCCTTGAGCATCACGAGCATCGCCATCACGGGGACCAACAGCGGAGACTACAGCCAGACGAACAACTGCGGAACGAGTCTGGCAGCCGGGGCCAGTTGCTCGATCAACGTGACCTTTACGCCAGCGGCTGCGGGAACGCTCACGGCCTCGCTGGCGGTAACCGACAACGCCACCAACAGTCCGCAGACGGCGGGGCTGACGGGCACGGGGACGGCGCTGCCCAGCCTATCGCCCGCCTCGCTGACTTTCAGCAGCCAGACGGTGGGCACTGCGAGCCCGGCCCAGACGCTCACCCTGACCAATCCGCAGAGTGCAGCGCTGAGCATCACGAGCATCGCCATCACGGGGACCAACGGCGGGGACTACAGCCAGACAAACAACTGCGGGACCAGCCTGGCAGCCGGAGCCAGTTGTTCGATCAACGTGACTTTCACACCCACGGCTGCGGGGACGCTCACGGCCTCGCTGGCGGCAACCGACAACGCTACCAACAGTCCGCAGACGGCGGGGCTGACGGGCACGGGCTTGGGTCCTGCGGTGACCCTGTCTACATCGAGCGTAACTTTTGGTAAGGTTGGCGTTGGGACAACCAGTTCACCACAATCGGACACACTCACGAACTCGGGTAACGCAACGTTGAACATCGCTAGCATTATCATCACCGGCAGCAACAGCTCAGACTTCGCTCAGTCAAACAACTGTGGTAGCTCCGTGACGCCGGGGGCTAATTGTAGTATAAGCATAACGTTCACGCCTTCAGCGACAGGCCCAAGAACGGCCACTCTTTCGATTGCGGACAATGCAACCGGAAGTCCCCAGCAGGTAAGCTTAAAAGGGAGGGGGCGTTAG